From Cellulomonas dongxiuzhuiae, the proteins below share one genomic window:
- a CDS encoding uridine kinase family protein encodes MSQVEVARDGSAGAPVVVDRALRSAPRLGRVRLVCIDGPAGSGKTTTAADVARELLVRDVAVAVVHLDDLYDGWRGLEGSLWPRLSAQVLEPLRRGGPGRFQRYDWATGAFAEWVDVPVRPVLVLEGCGSARRSADAVASVRVWVEAPDDVRLARGLARDGQAAEKDWTAWMADERAHFARERTRERADIRLDGTGRVAGRRPDADGPTRDRSGLA; translated from the coding sequence GTGAGCCAGGTCGAGGTCGCGCGGGACGGGTCCGCCGGCGCGCCGGTCGTGGTCGACCGGGCGTTGCGCTCGGCCCCGCGGCTGGGGCGTGTCCGGCTCGTCTGCATCGACGGCCCGGCCGGCTCGGGCAAGACGACGACCGCCGCCGACGTGGCCCGTGAGCTGCTCGTGCGCGACGTCGCCGTCGCGGTCGTGCACCTCGACGACCTCTACGACGGCTGGCGCGGCCTCGAGGGCAGCCTGTGGCCCCGGCTGTCGGCCCAGGTTCTCGAGCCCCTGCGGCGCGGCGGGCCCGGTCGGTTCCAGCGCTACGACTGGGCGACCGGGGCCTTCGCGGAGTGGGTCGACGTGCCCGTCCGGCCGGTCCTCGTCCTCGAGGGCTGCGGGTCCGCCCGGCGCAGCGCGGACGCGGTCGCCTCGGTGCGGGTCTGGGTCGAGGCGCCCGACGACGTGCGCCTCGCACGCGGCCTGGCCCGCGACGGGCAGGCCGCCGAGAAGGACTGGACGGCGTGGATGGCCGACGAGCGGGCCCACTTCGCGCGCGAGCGGACGCGTGAGCGCGCCGACATCCGGCTCGACGGGACGGGTCGGGTGGCCGGACGGCGCCCCGACGCGGACGGTCCGACGCGCGACCGGTCCGGTTTGGCATGA
- a CDS encoding argininosuccinate synthase, translated as MTERVVLAYSGGLDTSVGIGWIAEATGAEVIAVAVDVGQGGEDLEVIRRRALDCGAVEAYVADARDEFAAEYCMPALKANGMYLDRYPLVSALSRPVIVKHLVRAARQFGATTVAHGCTGKGNDQVRFEVGITSLAPDLKCLAPVRDLALTRDKAIEYAEKHKLPIATTKHNPFSIDQNVWGRAVETGFLEDIWNGPTKDVYTYTDDPTFPPVADEVVIRFEQGVPVAIDEVPVTPLQAIQEMNRRAGAQGVGRIDIVEDRLVGIKSREVYEAPGAIALIAAHQELENVTVEREQARFKRGVEQRWSELVYDGQWFSPLKKSLDVFVEDTQRYVTGDVRMVLHGGRATVTGRRSESSLYDFNLATYDSGDTFDQSAARGFIEIYGLSSKLAAARDVKFGNAPDLGSQGGIDA; from the coding sequence ATGACCGAACGCGTCGTCCTCGCGTACTCCGGCGGCCTGGACACCTCGGTGGGCATCGGCTGGATCGCCGAGGCCACCGGTGCCGAGGTGATCGCCGTCGCGGTCGACGTCGGCCAGGGCGGGGAGGACCTCGAGGTCATCCGCCGCCGTGCGCTCGACTGCGGAGCCGTGGAGGCGTACGTCGCCGACGCGCGCGACGAGTTCGCAGCCGAGTACTGCATGCCGGCGCTCAAGGCCAACGGCATGTACCTCGACCGCTACCCGCTCGTCTCGGCGCTGTCCCGCCCGGTGATCGTCAAGCACCTCGTGCGTGCGGCCCGCCAGTTCGGCGCCACCACCGTCGCGCACGGCTGCACGGGCAAGGGCAACGACCAGGTCCGGTTCGAGGTCGGCATCACGTCGCTCGCGCCCGACCTCAAGTGCCTCGCCCCGGTCCGCGACCTCGCCCTCACGCGCGACAAGGCGATCGAGTACGCCGAGAAGCACAAGCTGCCGATCGCGACGACCAAGCACAACCCGTTCTCGATCGACCAGAACGTGTGGGGCCGCGCCGTCGAGACCGGCTTCCTCGAGGACATCTGGAACGGTCCCACCAAGGACGTCTACACCTACACCGACGACCCGACGTTCCCGCCGGTCGCCGACGAGGTCGTCATCCGGTTCGAGCAGGGCGTGCCGGTCGCGATCGACGAGGTCCCGGTGACGCCGCTGCAGGCGATCCAGGAGATGAACCGCCGGGCCGGGGCGCAGGGCGTGGGGCGCATCGACATCGTCGAGGACCGCCTGGTCGGCATCAAGTCGCGCGAGGTGTACGAGGCTCCGGGCGCGATCGCGCTCATCGCCGCGCACCAGGAGCTCGAGAACGTGACGGTCGAGCGCGAGCAGGCCCGCTTCAAGCGCGGCGTCGAGCAGCGCTGGTCGGAGCTGGTCTACGACGGCCAGTGGTTCTCGCCCCTGAAGAAGTCGCTCGACGTGTTCGTCGAGGACACGCAGCGCTACGTCACCGGTGACGTCCGCATGGTCCTGCACGGCGGTCGTGCGACCGTCACGGGGCGTCGCTCGGAGTCGAGCCTGTACGACTTCAACCTCGCGACCTACGACTCGGGCGACACGTTCGACCAGTCGGCGGCCCGCGGCTTCATCGAGATCTACGGTCTGAGCTCGAAGCTCGCGGCCGCGCGGGACGTCAAGTTCGGCAACGCCCCCGACCTGGGGTCGCAGGGGGGCATCGACGCGTGA
- a CDS encoding TlyA family RNA methyltransferase: MTVTTMTARLDSELVRRGLARSRGHAADLLAAGRVSVDGAAVRRPSTQVDDRQDVHVAVAPDDPGYASRAAHKLADALDGYGADGPQVADQVCLDAGASTGGFTDVLLRRGASRVVAVDVGHGQLVGRLRDDPRVEVREHVNVRDLRAGDVVPAPGLVVADLSFISLTLVLEPLLAVAAPGADLVLLVKPQFEVGRERLGADGVVRDPDLWHAAVTGVCDRAAALGAAVRDVRPSTLPGAHGNVEFVLWALAPDHALPAATVDTPAVVTAAVRAAAGDGWSR; the protein is encoded by the coding sequence ATGACGGTCACGACGATGACGGCCCGGCTCGACTCCGAGCTCGTGCGGCGCGGGCTCGCGCGCTCGCGCGGCCACGCCGCCGACCTTCTCGCCGCCGGGCGGGTGAGCGTCGACGGGGCCGCGGTGCGCCGCCCGTCGACCCAGGTCGACGACCGTCAGGACGTGCACGTCGCCGTCGCCCCCGACGACCCCGGGTACGCGTCACGTGCGGCGCACAAGCTCGCGGATGCGCTGGACGGGTACGGAGCCGACGGGCCGCAGGTCGCGGACCAGGTGTGCCTCGACGCCGGCGCCAGCACGGGCGGGTTCACCGACGTGCTCCTGCGGCGCGGGGCCTCGCGTGTCGTCGCGGTCGACGTGGGGCACGGACAGCTCGTCGGCCGGCTGCGCGACGACCCGCGCGTCGAGGTCCGTGAGCACGTCAACGTCCGCGACCTGCGCGCGGGCGACGTGGTGCCCGCACCCGGCCTCGTCGTCGCCGACCTGTCCTTCATCTCGCTGACGCTCGTGCTCGAGCCGCTGCTGGCCGTCGCGGCGCCCGGCGCGGATCTCGTGCTCCTCGTCAAGCCGCAGTTCGAGGTGGGACGGGAGCGTCTGGGCGCGGACGGCGTGGTGCGCGACCCCGACCTGTGGCACGCCGCGGTCACCGGGGTCTGCGACCGCGCCGCAGCTCTGGGGGCCGCGGTGCGCGACGTGCGGCCCAGCACGCTGCCCGGCGCCCACGGCAACGTCGAGTTCGTCCTGTGGGCACTGGCCCCGGACCACGCGCTGCCGGCGGCGACGGTCGACACCCCCGCCGTCGTCACGGCCGCCGTGCGGGCCGCGGCGGGCGACGGGTGGTCCAGGTGA
- a CDS encoding NAD kinase — translation MTRRALVVRHSGRPEAVAATDAVLRALSAAGVETVTASQDTRPDELPPFELAVVLGGDGTILRAAELTRGTDVPLLGVNLGHVGFLAEIEPADVATAVRRLTDGDYDVEERSTLEVRVIDAAGTVQDCWALNEAALEKTDPARMIEVVIEVDGRPLSSFGCDGLVAASATGSTAHAFSAGGPVVWPDVRGMVLVPLAAHTLFARPLVMGPSSVLAVEILERSPSTAVVTCDGRRQLPVARGTRIEVRVSDVPVRFARLNPAPFTTRLVQKFDLPVVGWRGAHQDDEEGAG, via the coding sequence GTGACGCGCCGCGCGCTCGTCGTCCGGCACAGCGGCAGGCCGGAGGCGGTCGCCGCCACCGACGCCGTGCTGCGTGCGCTGAGCGCGGCGGGCGTCGAGACGGTCACGGCGTCGCAGGACACCAGACCGGACGAGCTGCCGCCGTTCGAGCTCGCCGTCGTGCTCGGCGGTGACGGCACGATCCTGCGGGCCGCCGAGCTCACCCGGGGGACCGACGTGCCCCTGCTGGGCGTGAACCTCGGGCACGTCGGCTTCCTCGCCGAGATCGAGCCCGCCGACGTGGCCACGGCCGTGCGCCGGCTGACGGACGGCGACTACGACGTCGAGGAGCGCTCGACCCTCGAGGTCCGGGTCATCGACGCCGCGGGCACGGTGCAGGACTGCTGGGCCCTCAACGAGGCGGCGCTGGAGAAGACCGACCCGGCGCGCATGATCGAGGTGGTCATCGAGGTCGACGGCCGCCCGCTGTCGTCGTTCGGCTGCGACGGGCTCGTCGCCGCGTCGGCGACCGGGTCCACCGCCCACGCGTTCTCCGCCGGTGGCCCGGTGGTGTGGCCGGACGTCCGCGGGATGGTCCTCGTCCCGCTCGCGGCGCACACGCTCTTCGCGCGTCCGCTCGTCATGGGGCCCAGCAGCGTGCTCGCGGTCGAGATCCTCGAACGCTCACCCTCGACCGCGGTCGTCACGTGCGACGGGCGCCGCCAGCTGCCCGTCGCGCGCGGCACCCGGATCGAGGTGCGCGTCAGCGACGTGCCCGTGCGCTTCGCGCGGCTCAATCCCGCGCCCTTCACCACCCGCCTGGTGCAGAAGTTCGACCTGCCGGTGGTGGGTTGGCGCGGTGCCCACCAGGACGACGAGGAGGGCGCGGGGTGA
- a CDS encoding arginine repressor, with the protein MSSSTMASTKAARHALIISLLQRGMVHSQGELAALLADEGVTVTQATLSRDLVELRAVRIRTAAGALVYAVPGEGGDRTPTTSGTEHLAARLARLCAELLVTAEASGNLVVLRTPPGAAQFLASAIDHSVLPTVLGTIAGDDTVLVISRDPGGGDALAARFLVLAGEG; encoded by the coding sequence ATGAGCTCGTCGACGATGGCCTCGACCAAGGCCGCGCGGCACGCGCTGATCATCTCGCTGCTGCAGCGCGGCATGGTCCACTCGCAGGGCGAGCTCGCGGCTCTGCTCGCGGACGAGGGCGTCACGGTCACGCAGGCCACGCTGAGCCGTGACCTCGTGGAGCTGCGTGCGGTCCGCATCCGGACCGCGGCGGGCGCGCTGGTCTACGCCGTCCCGGGCGAGGGCGGTGACCGCACGCCGACGACCTCGGGCACCGAGCACCTCGCGGCACGCCTGGCGCGCCTGTGCGCCGAGCTGCTCGTGACGGCCGAGGCCTCGGGCAACCTCGTGGTCCTGCGCACACCTCCGGGCGCCGCGCAGTTCCTCGCCTCGGCGATCGACCACTCGGTGCTGCCGACGGTGCTCGGCACGATCGCGGGGGACGACACGGTCCTGGTCATCTCACGTGACCCCGGCGGCGGTGACGCGCTGGCGGCCCGGTTCCTCGTGCTGGCGGGCGAGGGCTGA
- the tyrS gene encoding tyrosine--tRNA ligase, whose amino-acid sequence MTDILDELAWRGLLAQHTDLDALRAELATGPLALYCGFDPTAPSLHIGNLVQILTVRRLQDAGNRPFALVGGATGLIGDPKMTGERTLNSPDVVAGWVERIRAQIAPLLRFDGPNAATMVNNLDWTSGLSTIDFLRDVGKHYRLGTMLAKETVARRLHSEQGISFTEFSYQILQGMDFLELYRRHGVRLQTGGNDQWGNLLSGVELVRKVEGVAVHALTTPLITKADGTKFGKTESGTVWLDPTMTTPYAFYQFWLNADDADVVRYLKVFTFRTHEEIAELELAVAERPAAREAQRALAYDVTALVHGTAATDAVVAASQALFGRGSLADLDADTLAAAVAELPTAPGRAGDLVVDLLAATGVVASKAAARRAVAEGGASVNNVRVAGDDAVLSVDDLLHGRWAVLRRGKRTLAVVDSQAQGTPRA is encoded by the coding sequence GTGACCGACATCCTCGACGAGCTCGCCTGGCGCGGGCTCCTGGCCCAGCACACCGACCTCGACGCGCTCCGTGCCGAGCTGGCCACCGGGCCCCTCGCGCTGTACTGCGGGTTCGACCCCACGGCGCCGAGCCTGCACATCGGCAACCTCGTGCAGATCCTGACGGTGCGCCGGCTGCAGGACGCGGGGAACCGCCCGTTCGCCCTCGTGGGCGGCGCGACCGGCCTCATCGGTGACCCGAAGATGACGGGGGAGCGGACGCTCAACTCGCCGGACGTGGTCGCGGGCTGGGTCGAGCGGATCCGCGCGCAGATCGCGCCGCTGCTGCGGTTCGACGGTCCGAACGCCGCGACCATGGTGAACAACCTCGACTGGACCTCGGGCCTGTCCACGATCGACTTCCTGCGCGACGTCGGCAAGCACTACCGCCTCGGCACGATGCTGGCCAAGGAGACGGTCGCGCGTCGGCTCCACAGCGAGCAGGGCATCAGCTTCACCGAGTTCAGCTACCAGATCCTGCAGGGGATGGACTTCCTCGAGCTGTACCGGCGCCACGGCGTCCGGCTGCAGACCGGCGGCAACGACCAGTGGGGCAACCTGCTGTCCGGGGTGGAGCTGGTGCGCAAGGTCGAGGGCGTCGCCGTGCACGCGCTGACGACGCCCCTGATCACCAAGGCGGACGGCACGAAGTTCGGCAAGACGGAGTCGGGGACGGTGTGGCTCGACCCGACGATGACGACGCCGTACGCCTTCTACCAGTTCTGGCTCAACGCTGACGACGCCGATGTCGTGCGGTACCTCAAGGTCTTCACCTTCCGCACGCACGAGGAGATCGCCGAGCTCGAGCTGGCGGTCGCGGAGCGGCCGGCGGCCCGCGAGGCCCAGCGGGCGCTCGCGTACGACGTCACCGCGCTCGTCCACGGCACCGCGGCGACCGACGCGGTGGTGGCGGCCAGCCAGGCGCTCTTCGGGCGAGGCTCTCTCGCCGACCTCGACGCGGACACGCTCGCGGCAGCCGTCGCCGAGCTGCCCACGGCGCCCGGCCGCGCGGGCGACCTGGTCGTCGACCTCCTCGCCGCGACCGGTGTCGTCGCGAGCAAGGCGGCAGCGCGTCGTGCCGTCGCCGAGGGGGGCGCCTCGGTGAACAACGTCCGGGTCGCGGGCGACGACGCCGTCCTGTCGGTGGACGACCTCCTCCACGGACGGTGGGCGGTGCTGCGGCGGGGCAAGCGCACGCTGGCCGTCGTGGACAGCCAGGCGCAGGGCACGCCGAGGGCGTGA
- the argH gene encoding argininosuccinate lyase: protein MTEQPGPLALWGGRFASGPAAALADLSRSTQFDWRLADDDITGSVAHAHVLHAAGLLSDDEVAGMVDALERLRADVASGAFAPLPDDEDVHTALERGLIERAGTDLGGKLRAGRSRNDQIATLVRMYLRRQSRVLSGLVLDVVDALVAQAEAAGDAPMPGRTHLQHAQPVLLAHHLLAHAWPLLRDVERWADWDARAARSPYGSGALAGSSLGLDPAAVAEELGFSGPVENSIDGTASRDVVAEFAFVAAMTAIDLSRLAEDVILWATKEFGFVRLHDAYSTGSSIMPQKKNPDVAELARGKAGRLVGDLTGLLTTLKGLPLAYNRDLQEDKEPVFDQVDQLTVLLPAFAGMVATLTFDTARMAALAPQGFSLATDIAEWLVRQGVPFRVAHEVAGTCVRTCEERGIELWDLSDADLAAISEHLTPDVRAVLSVEGSLASRDAVGGTAPVRVAEQLGAARERSARMRVART, encoded by the coding sequence GTGACCGAGCAGCCCGGCCCGCTCGCGCTGTGGGGCGGACGCTTCGCGTCCGGACCCGCGGCGGCCCTCGCCGACCTCTCACGGTCGACCCAGTTCGACTGGCGCCTCGCCGACGACGACATCACCGGCTCGGTCGCGCACGCGCACGTGCTGCACGCCGCCGGGCTGCTGTCGGACGACGAGGTGGCCGGCATGGTCGACGCGCTCGAGCGGTTGCGCGCCGACGTCGCGTCGGGGGCGTTCGCGCCCCTGCCGGACGACGAGGACGTGCACACCGCGCTCGAGCGCGGGCTCATCGAGCGGGCCGGGACCGACCTGGGCGGCAAGCTGCGGGCCGGGCGGTCGCGCAACGACCAGATCGCCACGCTCGTGCGGATGTACCTGCGGCGTCAGTCGCGGGTCTTGTCGGGTCTCGTGCTCGATGTCGTCGACGCGCTCGTCGCGCAGGCCGAGGCCGCCGGGGACGCGCCCATGCCGGGTCGCACCCACCTGCAGCACGCCCAGCCCGTCCTGCTCGCGCACCACCTGCTCGCGCACGCGTGGCCGCTGCTGCGCGACGTCGAGCGCTGGGCGGACTGGGACGCGCGCGCGGCACGCTCGCCCTACGGCTCGGGCGCCCTCGCCGGCTCGTCGCTGGGCCTGGACCCCGCGGCCGTGGCCGAGGAGCTCGGCTTCTCCGGACCCGTCGAGAACTCGATCGACGGCACGGCGTCGCGCGACGTCGTCGCGGAGTTCGCCTTCGTGGCCGCGATGACGGCGATCGACCTGTCGCGGCTCGCCGAGGACGTCATCCTGTGGGCCACCAAGGAGTTCGGGTTCGTGCGCCTGCACGACGCGTACTCCACGGGGTCGAGCATCATGCCGCAGAAGAAGAACCCGGACGTCGCGGAGCTCGCGCGCGGCAAGGCGGGGCGCCTGGTCGGCGACCTCACGGGTCTGCTGACGACGCTCAAGGGCCTCCCGCTCGCGTACAACCGGGACCTCCAGGAGGACAAGGAGCCCGTGTTCGACCAGGTCGACCAGCTCACCGTCCTGCTGCCGGCGTTCGCCGGCATGGTCGCCACGCTCACGTTCGACACCGCGCGCATGGCGGCGCTCGCGCCGCAGGGCTTCTCGCTCGCGACCGACATCGCGGAGTGGCTCGTCCGCCAGGGCGTGCCGTTCCGCGTCGCCCACGAGGTCGCCGGCACGTGCGTGCGGACCTGCGAGGAGCGCGGCATCGAGCTGTGGGACCTGTCCGACGCCGACCTGGCGGCCATCAGCGAGCACCTGACCCCCGACGTGCGGGCCGTGCTCTCGGTCGAGGGTTCGTTGGCCTCGCGCGACGCGGTCGGCGGCACCGCCCCGGTCCGGGTGGCCGAGCAGCTCGGTGCGGCGCGCGAGCGCAGTGCGCGGATGCGTGTCGCGCGCACGTGA
- a CDS encoding HAD-IIA family hydrolase, whose protein sequence is MSSRGLLGSDEPLVRRYDLALVDLDGVAYRGHDPIDGAAEGLAGARAAGMRLVFVTNNASREPEAVAEQLSGLDIPTHAGEVMTAAQAAAELLATRVPTGATVLVVGGAGLHTAVAAKGYRIVASADDGPVAVVQGFAPEVGWTQLAEAAYAVRAGAWHVASNLDLSLPTARGFAPGNGALVGAVRAATGVEPSSAGKPSPTMYRLAVDRAGATRPLVVGDRLDTDLAGARAGDIPGLHVLTGVSTARDAVLAVPGERPHYLAGDLRALLVPHPEPVRDEEWWSCRGAAARVVSGALELRGTAHDPVDLVRAACAAAWDAVDRGEVVDPSTVPELPR, encoded by the coding sequence GTGAGCTCACGGGGGCTGCTGGGCAGCGACGAACCCCTCGTGCGGCGCTACGACCTGGCGCTCGTGGACCTGGACGGTGTGGCCTACCGCGGGCACGACCCGATCGACGGCGCCGCCGAGGGGCTGGCCGGGGCTCGTGCCGCCGGCATGCGGCTGGTGTTCGTCACCAACAACGCGTCGCGGGAGCCGGAGGCGGTCGCCGAGCAGCTCAGCGGGCTCGACATCCCGACGCACGCCGGCGAGGTGATGACGGCGGCGCAGGCGGCGGCCGAGCTCCTGGCGACGCGCGTGCCCACCGGCGCGACCGTCCTCGTCGTGGGCGGCGCGGGCCTGCACACGGCGGTCGCGGCCAAGGGGTACCGGATCGTGGCCTCGGCCGACGACGGCCCGGTCGCCGTCGTGCAGGGTTTCGCGCCCGAGGTGGGGTGGACGCAGCTCGCCGAGGCCGCCTACGCGGTCCGGGCCGGGGCATGGCACGTCGCCTCGAACCTCGACCTGAGCCTGCCGACCGCCCGCGGCTTCGCACCGGGCAACGGCGCGCTCGTGGGTGCCGTGCGGGCCGCCACAGGCGTCGAGCCGTCGAGTGCCGGAAAGCCGTCACCGACGATGTACCGGCTCGCCGTGGACCGGGCGGGGGCGACCCGGCCCCTCGTCGTCGGGGACCGCCTCGACACCGACCTCGCGGGTGCGCGCGCCGGCGACATCCCGGGGCTGCACGTCCTGACGGGCGTCAGCACCGCGCGCGACGCGGTCCTTGCCGTGCCCGGCGAGCGGCCGCACTACCTCGCGGGTGACCTCCGCGCCCTGCTCGTGCCCCACCCCGAGCCTGTCCGCGACGAGGAGTGGTGGTCGTGCCGCGGCGCGGCCGCACGCGTCGTCTCCGGTGCGCTCGAGCTGCGCGGCACGGCGCACGACCCGGTCGACCTCGTGCGGGCGGCGTGCGCGGCCGCGTGGGACGCGGTCGACCGCGGTGAGGTCGTCGACCCCTCGACGGTGCCCGAGCTCCCGCGCTGA
- a CDS encoding DNA-3-methyladenine glycosylase, whose translation MQPEASATDRPDDAVVPGASAVPARSWYARPPLAVARDLLGAFVTSRSDEGDVTIRLTEVEAYGGEDDPGSHAYRGRTGRNAAMFAEPGRLYVYRHLGLHHCVNVVTQPAGHPAAVLLRAGEVVEGQDLAWRRRERAGVVDSARQLARGPARLAVCLGLELDTNGADLTEPEGRLVLRRRDVRTVQPPVATGPRVGVSGAGGDAALHPWRLWLTQERTVSAYRPAYRSPTSADAPRGATTSA comes from the coding sequence GTGCAACCCGAGGCGTCCGCGACGGACCGGCCGGACGACGCAGTCGTCCCCGGTGCGAGTGCCGTGCCCGCGCGCAGCTGGTACGCCCGCCCCCCGCTCGCCGTCGCGCGGGACCTGCTGGGCGCGTTCGTGACGTCCCGGAGCGACGAGGGCGACGTGACCATCCGCCTCACGGAGGTCGAGGCCTACGGCGGCGAGGACGACCCGGGGTCGCACGCCTACCGGGGCCGGACTGGCCGCAACGCGGCGATGTTCGCGGAACCGGGTCGGCTGTACGTCTACCGGCACCTCGGCCTGCACCACTGCGTCAACGTCGTCACCCAGCCGGCGGGGCACCCGGCGGCGGTGCTGCTGCGCGCGGGCGAGGTCGTCGAGGGGCAGGACCTCGCGTGGCGGCGCCGCGAGCGTGCAGGCGTCGTCGACAGCGCGCGCCAGCTCGCGCGCGGCCCGGCGCGGCTGGCGGTGTGCCTGGGCCTCGAGCTCGACACGAACGGCGCCGACCTGACCGAGCCGGAGGGGCGGCTGGTGCTCCGCCGGCGCGACGTCAGGACGGTGCAGCCGCCGGTCGCCACGGGACCCCGCGTGGGCGTCTCGGGTGCCGGCGGTGACGCGGCGCTGCACCCCTGGCGGCTGTGGCTGACGCAGGAGCGCACGGTCTCCGCCTACCGACCTGCGTATCGGTCGCCGACGTCGGCAGACGCCCCCCGCGGGGCGACGACGTCGGCCTGA
- the argF gene encoding ornithine carbamoyltransferase: MTRHFLRDDDLTPDEQRVVLELALAFREDRYLRRPAAGPRSVAVIFDKPTLRTQVSFLTGIAELGGFPLLLEGSLARIGVRESVADTARVLGRQVAAIVWRTFAQADLEEMAATAGVPVVNALTDEFHPCQVLADLTTLAQHRGGVASLAGTTFAYVGDGANNMAHSYLLGGATAGLHVRVGTPVDALPDPAVVARAAEIAAATGGSVTVVHDLVEAVAGVDVVATDTWTSMGQEGEAQDREHRFEAFRLDAAALALARSDALVLHCLPAYRGKEITAEVLDGPQSVVWDEAENRLHAQKALLTFLLEQS, translated from the coding sequence ATGACCCGCCACTTCCTGCGCGACGACGACCTGACGCCCGACGAGCAGCGGGTGGTGCTCGAGCTCGCGCTGGCGTTCCGCGAGGACCGGTACCTCCGCAGGCCCGCGGCGGGCCCGCGCTCTGTCGCGGTGATCTTCGACAAGCCGACGCTGCGCACCCAGGTGAGCTTCCTGACCGGGATCGCCGAGCTCGGCGGGTTCCCCCTGCTGCTCGAGGGGTCGCTCGCGCGGATCGGCGTGCGCGAGTCCGTCGCGGACACCGCGCGCGTGCTCGGGCGGCAGGTCGCGGCGATCGTGTGGCGCACGTTCGCGCAGGCGGACCTCGAGGAGATGGCAGCGACGGCGGGCGTCCCGGTCGTGAACGCGCTGACCGACGAGTTCCACCCGTGCCAGGTGCTGGCCGACCTCACGACCCTGGCGCAGCACCGGGGCGGCGTCGCGTCGCTCGCGGGCACGACGTTCGCCTACGTCGGCGACGGCGCCAACAACATGGCGCACTCCTACCTGCTCGGCGGTGCGACCGCCGGGCTCCACGTGCGCGTCGGCACCCCCGTCGACGCCCTGCCCGACCCGGCGGTGGTCGCCCGCGCGGCGGAGATCGCCGCGGCCACGGGCGGCTCGGTGACGGTCGTGCACGACCTCGTCGAGGCCGTCGCCGGTGTCGACGTGGTGGCGACCGACACGTGGACGTCCATGGGCCAGGAGGGCGAGGCGCAGGACAGGGAGCACCGGTTCGAGGCCTTCCGGCTCGACGCGGCGGCGCTCGCACTGGCCCGGTCCGACGCACTGGTGCTGCACTGCCTGCCGGCGTACCGCGGCAAGGAGATCACGGCCGAGGTGCTGGACGGCCCGCAGTCGGTGGTGTGGGACGAGGCGGAGAACCGGCTGCACGCGCAGAAGGCGCTCCTGACGTTCCTGCTGGAGCAGTCATGA